The DNA region GCAGTAAACGTGATCCAGACGGTCCGTTCATCCCGGCGGATCGTGGAAATAATGCCTGTCCCGTCAACATGCCCCGTGACGATGTGTCCTCCGAAGCGTCCGTTTGCGGACATGGCACGTTCGAGATTCACGGAACTTCCGGTTCTGAGAGCTCCAAGCGAGGTTCGTGCGAGTGTTTCGCTTGTTGTGTCGGCATCGAAACTTTGCCGGTTCAGACCGCTTACGGTAAGACACACACCGTTTACAGCAACACTGTCTCCTAACGTCAGATCTTCAAAAATCCTGTTTCCCTGAATGGAAAGGACAGAGGAGTTTTGACCTTTCATGATTTTGGTCACAATTCCAATTTCCTCTACGATTCCGGTGAACATGATTATTTACTCCTGTGCAGGTTGAACCAGCCTTAGTATTTATTCGACTCGTACACATATAATCATTCCTCTATTTGAGTTGCCAATCAAAAATGAGTTAGAATGACTTAATATTGGGCGCGGTATTTGGATGAAACTTAAATATGGATTTGGATACGGCAGCCCCGCGCTGTTTCTTCGTTAAATAAAAAAGAGGTGTTTCTCTATGAACTACAATCAGTATTTTAGATCATTATTCTTTGACATCGCTGATATCAGCTGTATTGTCAATCCCTGACGAAATTTTCTTTTCGCAGAGTCTTTTAGCGATGTCCTTGAACATATCGGTCTCGGTGCCTTTGACGTTGATATGTGTCCGATGAAGAGTGAGTGCATTCTCTCCATGACACGCATTTACACATGCTCCGCAGAGAATACACAAATCCTGATTTATGGATAATTGCAGTTTTTTTCCTTTCTTTGCCTTTTTCCCTCCTTTGGTACCTGCCGGAGCTGCCATAAATATCGCATGGCAGGGACAAATCTCTACACAGGTACTGCAGCCCTCTGGACATTTTTCTGCGTCGATGACGAGTTCTCCCTCAAAAAACTTCGTTACTTCTACAGCATCATATGGGCAGGTTTTCTCACACCAGCTGCATGTAAC from Methanocorpusculum labreanum Z includes:
- a CDS encoding riboflavin synthase translates to MFTGIVEEIGIVTKIMKGQNSSVLSIQGNRIFEDLTLGDSVAVNGVCLTVSGLNRQSFDADTTSETLARTSLGALRTGSSVNLERAMSANGRFGGHIVTGHVDGTGIISTIRRDERTVWITFTAGPEILKYIVEKGSIAVDGISLTVAAVTQDSFSVAIIPHTEKSTTLLMKSQGERVNLECDMIGKYVERFIAKRQKNEPQKCVITEEYLSKAGF